The Bombus affinis isolate iyBomAffi1 chromosome 17, iyBomAffi1.2, whole genome shotgun sequence genome includes a region encoding these proteins:
- the LOC126926274 gene encoding putative fatty acyl-CoA reductase CG5065: protein MDTINKKMTENGINKELNKTNTLEEFYAGCGIFVTGTTGFVGKGLLEKLLRVCPRVTAIFILLRPKNNETIEQRFKKLIDDPIYDDIKAKHPSALSRVYPMKGDVSLPDLGLSREDRNLLLEKVNIVFHVAATVKFNEPLHVAVNVNTNGTDRVIEFWNELRQPISFVYVSTAYSNANLHEIEEKIYTTSLKPSEVIDMCDKFDKTSINEIEKKILKTYPNTYTFSKNLAEQIVASKCKDMPVAIVRPSIIGASLEEPCPGWIQNISALTGIILLVAKGCATTIRGRKGARLDIVPLDLVVNAIICAAWHVTLHREREVKIYNCTSNASPFKWGPFLQLLVKYGREIPLNDLLWYPGCRMITNKCIFNVLSVIPLVLLAYIIDTFLRFRGRKPIMTKVLKSGNKLFASVTHFTTNEWTFQRDNCSDLARNVKMLSDSNMFKLDFQDMDWEKYVAIYMVGIKKFILKEEFTSTARQRLLRLYWIHQITKIFGIIILLWIILYFVY from the exons ATGGATACAATCAATAAAAAAATGACTGAAAATGGGATCAATAAAGAATTGAATAAGACGAATACACTCGAGGAATTTTACGCCGGTTGTGGAATTTTTGTGACCGGAACAACCGGTTTCGTTGGAAAGGGTCTCCTAGAAAAACTGTTGCGCGTGTGTCCACGCGTCACTGCCATTTTTATACTGCTACGTCCAAAAAATAACGAAACGATAGAACAACGATTTAAGAAGCTCATAGATGATCCC ATCTACGACGACATCAAAGCAAAACACCCCTCAGCTTTGAGCAGAGTTTATCCCATGAAAGGTGACGTGAGTCTGCCGGATTTAGGTCTTTCGCGAGAAGATAGAAATCTGTTGTTAGAGAAAGTAAATATAGTGTTTCACGTGGCGGCCACTGTGAAATTCAACGAGCCGTTACACGTGGCTGTTAATGTGAATACGAACGGTACTGATCGTGTCATCGAATTTTGGAACGAGCTAAGGCAACCCATTAGCTTCGTCTATGTTAGCACAGCTTATAGTAATGCGAATCTACATGAGATTGAGGAGAAAATTTATAC CACGAGCTTGAAACCTTCGGAAGTAATAGATATGTGTGACAAATTCGACAAAACGTCCATcaacgaaatagaaaaaaagattttaaaaactTATCCAAACACATACACATTCAGTAAGAATTTAGCAGAGCAAATTGTAGCAAGCAAGTGCAAAGATATGCCAGTTGCGATAGTTCGGCCAAGCATAATTGGTGCCTCTTTGGAAGAACCATGTCCTGGTTGGATACAGAATATTTCTGCATTAACAG GTATCATACTCCTAGTCGCTAAAGGATGTGCAACAACAATACGGGGTAGGAAAGGTGCAAGATTGGATATAGTACCTCTAGATTTAGTAGTCAACGCGATAATATGTGCTGCATGGCATGTCACGCTACATCGTGAGCGCGAAGTTAAAATTTACAACTGTACGAGTAACGCGAGCCCTTTTAA GTGGGGTCCGTTCCTACAGCTCTTGGTGAAGTATGGCAGAGAAATACCACTGAATGATTTGCTATGGTACCCGGGTTGTCGAATGATAACTAATAAATGTATTTTCAACGTTCTGAGTGTAATTCCGCTTGTTTTGCTTGCGTACATCATAGATACATTTTTAAGATTCCGAGGTAGGAAACCAAT AATGACGAAAGTTCTAAAAAGTGGCAACAAGCTTTTCGCATCGGTGACACATTTCACCACGAACGAATGGACTTTTCAAAGGGATAACTGTTCCGACTTGGCGAGAAATGTGAAAATGTTGAGCGACAGCAATATGTTCAAACTAGATTTCCAGGATATGGATTGGGAGAAGTATGTTGCAATTTACATGGTGggaattaagaaatttattctGAAAGAAGAGTTTACGTCAACAGCCCGACAACGATTATTAAG GTTGTACTGGATACATCAGATCACCAAAATATTCGGTATCATAATTTTGCTAtggataatattatattttgtgtACTGA